The Armatimonadota bacterium DNA segment AGGAAATCCCCTACCAGTTTGTGGTATTCGAACCCGGGGCACAGGCGGAGTTCACCCGCTGGCTGCAGAAACGCTATCAGAATGACCTGAGCTTCCTGCGCGCAGCTTACAAGAATGTTCTCGGACTGGGTTCGGATGTGAACTGGCAGGATGTCAAACTCTCCGCGCGCTACCCCTGGGACGGCATTCTTGCCGCGGATTGGGGCATGTTCCTGGAAGATGACGCGGGCGTATCGCCCCAGTTTATCCGCCTCGACACCCCGCAGGTCCGCTACCGCAACTATCTGCGCGGCAAGTACGGCGATGATATCGCCGCCGTAAACGCGGCCTATGGGACCCGATACTCGAGCTATGATGACGTGGAAATCCCCGTGCGCGAGGCCCAATGGAAGTACATGCTCGCGGACAAGAGGGCCATCAAGAAGGACTTCATCTCGCGCAACTACCGCGACGTGATCGCCTACATCTCAGTGCACGGGCGAGCCATGCGCAACACCCTGATTCTGGTGGTCTGCACGGTCCTGCTCACGCTGACCATCAACCCGCTCGCCGCCTACGCGCTGAGTCGTTATGACCTTCCCGCGACGTACAAGATCCTGCTCTTTTTCCTGGCCACCATGGCCTTCCCCCCGGAAGTCACGGCGATCCCCAACTTCCTGCTCATGAAACAGTTGCACATGCTCAATACCTTCTTCGCACTGATTCTGCCCGGCGCGGCCAACGGTTTCTCGATCTTCCTTCTGAAGGGGTTCTTCGACAGCCTCCCGCGCGACCTTTACGAGGCGGGGGAACTGGACGGGGCATCCGAGACCCAGATGTTCTGGCGTATCTGCCTGCCCATGTCCAAACCGGTTCTCGCAGTCATCGGACTGCATGCCTTTACCCTTGCGTACGGCTCCTTTCTGTGGGCTTTCGTCGTCTGCCAGGACAAGAACATGTGGACGCTCATGGTCTGGCTCCAGCAGATGCAGTCTTGGGCGCCCCAGTCCATGGTGTACGCAGCACTGGTTCTGGCAGCGATACCAACGCTCATCGTGTTCATCTTCGCCCAGGACGTGATCATGCGGGGGGTTATTATCCCCATGGAGAAG contains these protein-coding regions:
- a CDS encoding ABC transporter permease subunit encodes the protein MPHIAVVGRQAPKQRLLIAAIYLVLSLGAITMVVPFWLMVSSSFTSNVDSHDFRLVPAYFYSDAALFQKYMESAFNEDPVLYNYSTGEDIGDFLDVTPPEQVSDKRFEDYDAWIKQLPLTYTFTAHAYSVSKPKISLEGAHRYAAFLRSRYKNDINLMNKAYREDREYFDLQLRREEWHKRVFHPLKDLRHKEMMEFKQGLPNRFYLPAPVEGMFAEFLLNQELEDGSDPGKPETYAKRYGRPITRLSEIHLPERYPTGNANFAKDWLAYVRKEIPYQFVVFEPGAQAEFTRWLQKRYQNDLSFLRAAYKNVLGLGSDVNWQDVKLSARYPWDGILAADWGMFLEDDAGVSPQFIRLDTPQVRYRNYLRGKYGDDIAAVNAAYGTRYSSYDDVEIPVREAQWKYMLADKRAIKKDFISRNYRDVIAYISVHGRAMRNTLILVVCTVLLTLTINPLAAYALSRYDLPATYKILLFFLATMAFPPEVTAIPNFLLMKQLHMLNTFFALILPGAANGFSIFLLKGFFDSLPRDLYEAGELDGASETQMFWRICLPMSKPVLAVIGLHAFTLAYGSFLWAFVVCQDKNMWTLMVWLQQMQSWAPQSMVYAALVLAAIPTLIVFIFAQDVIMRGVIIPMEK